The window atatatatatatatatatatatatatatatatatatatatatatatatatatatatatatatatatatatatatataacgcaaaATGACAGAACTACCCTGTCCATGTAAATGAATTAAATTCAGCGGAGGTGTCCGTGTACTGGTGTTTTGATGAGATCAACGGCTAGATCATGTACTTCCCCCTTCCCCCCTAAAAATCACTTCCCCCATGATTATacccgtgtgtgtgtgtgtgtgtgtgtgtgtgtgtgtgtgtgtgtgtgtgtgtgtgtgtgtgtgtatatatatatatatgtttgtgtgtgtgtgtgtgtacacacACTAATACTTTTGATGAACAATTTGACTTGATAAAAGGATACAAACTTAGAAAAGGTGGAGGAGGGACATCTTTATGAAGTTAATGCATCTTCGATCAGCACAAGATGTTCGAGTGTTACTGACCACGTAAAATGGTTAACCGGGCCGTATATTACACACTAGTCATAAATGTAGTAAAATAAATAACGGGAAGTAGAGGCTTACTGtatatattatgatatgattacaaaCCCAAAACCATGTAACCACTGCTTTTTCGCTACAGAAATGAATCCCTAAATTTCAAGATCATCCAATGAGAGTTCGCTTGCAGTCAGCAACTTCAGTTTCTGCAAATTAAATATATGACATAAAGAAAGAGTTCATACATTAGTCTGTCCATTTAGCAAAGCAAAATGACCCACCCAAGATATCCATCCATCCAGTAATAATATCACCataaaagattaaaaaaaaaaaaaaaaaaaaaaaatttcatgttTTTACTTTCTTATTTGAAGCATGaacttaataataaataataaataaagtgAAAAAAAAGAGACAAGTTACTGACCGTAATGAAGTGTGTTGGATCATCAAGACTCGATGAACCCAGCACAACTTCTCTCTTCAGTTTGGTGGTTAACTTGTAACACGCAACTGATAAGAACAGCAGGATGTAATATAAGTTTCTACATGATTGTTTGtcataaaaaaaaaaatgcaaatttTTAGAAATAATAGAAAATCTACCTCTGATCTAGTTGCTCCGCCAACAATGAAAACAAAAACACGCCGACCCATCTTCTTAAAATCACTGGATGCATGTCTTAGAACAGAATCACTgcaatagaaaaaaaataaaaaatgctcAGAATAGCTtttttttattgataaaataatttaATAAAATACATGTAGAATGATGCACACCTAGAGTAACCATCTTCAGAATCTCGGGGTCTAGCCCATGTTGCTGCTCGTCTTGATCTCATTGAATGAGCAGGTGCAGCAGATGGAGGATCAGCCATTCTTGCTGACTCACACTGTGATCTCCCATGAAAAGTGGGAGCTGGATCATTCATACATGGGTAATCATTCTTGGGTAGttcattttttataagtttctagaTTAGttcctgaaataaataaataagaagatACGAAAATCGGCCTAGTAAGGTTTAAGAAACCTGGAGAGTATCCAAGCTAGGGATTACGTATTATAGTTCAAATTCAATGAGTTGCAAAAGGGTAAAAaaaaattaaggagaaattgtggTACTTTTCTCTTGTAGGCTGAATGTAGTAGACCGCATCCATAGTAGGAAGTGGTTGTCTTCTCTTGTTTATGTCTTCCACCACTAAAAAAtagaaggaagaaagaaaaaaaagagtcAAATGTAGTGAAATATTAGCTCTCTGCCCAACAATAAAAAATGAATAGGACTTATATTTCTACCAACTTAAAAGATGTTGCTAAAGGTATAATTAGCAATTGTAGAAGTGTTTATAATATGTTTTGGTGTTCTAGATTGTTATAAAAGAGGCGAATATAAGTAGGTTGATGACGTAGTGGCAACCGCTTAAAGGGTGGTCAACATTAATTAATTGTACATTAATTAATACTAAACACCACAAAACAAATGGTTCAACTATTACATCTTACATGATACTCCATCTGTGATGTCTGCCATCTTGCATGAGCATGACATAATTTTAACAGTCACTTTGTTCATAATCAGTACCTGATAAAAACAAACATCAGACACATATAAATTGAAGAACAAatagaatatatacacaaacttgtAATAAGATGTAAGCTATTTATTTAatcaacaaaaacaaaaacaaccaAGTTAACTACACCACTAATAACTTAACTTTTCATGAGTCACATAATATACATTAAACAAAAAAAAGTCCAAAAGCCAACATAATGCAATTAATCAAAAGATCCACAACAAGAATAACGGCTGAATACATACAACTTTAGACAAGAAAGCATATTTTTCTGCAACCAATTGTGAGAACTCAACTTGAACTTTCTAGTGTCATAGTCCAACTTAGCAAATGCAAACAATAAGAATTTATATGGTGGGGGATTAAAGAACAAGTTCTTATCGAAGATttaactatattagatattcttaCCCTTGCATGACATCATCACATCTGACCAACTTTAACTTATAACCTAAGTGCACTCGTGAAATTTCATGTTTGTGAAATGTAAGACCAACAACAGCATGAGTACAAGGTTGCATACCTTCCAATTTGATTTTGCATCTGTTCTTTTTGCAGATCTGAGCATTTCATACAATAAGCCTACACGTGGGAATTGAAAACTGAATCAAATGATACAGATTTAAAACAGCATGTAAGAAAGGACTAATCACACATTCACATGTCATTTTTTAACACAATAAAGTGTGCTCCTTacacggagtattattatttatgACTGTTTACATATCCATTTAACATCTCTTAGTCGAATATTTTGAGAAGGTACTATTATCTATAAGATTTAAGCAATGCAAACTGAAACTTGATTATAGCCTCTACTACAACTAGTATGAAGTAGAATAGGCTGCCTATTCTATATATTCTCTTTTTTTCAAGTATCTACTCATTAACGGAGATTATAGGTCTTCAACAAAGCCGAATTTACtaaatatagatagatagattattgATGTATAAATATAAAAGACATGTAATATACAGGTGCAAATGCTCAATTCAAGATATTCTACCTTGTAGAAAAAACTCATAAATATCCATTTCACATGATGAACTCCTAAGCAATACAAAAATCCCCGAAACCATAAACCGAACAATTTCGATCACACAATCTAACCAAGTGTTTGGCATCATCGTGAGATGTAGAAATGCTAGCGGATAAACTGCAATCGTAAAACGGTTATGAAATTCATGACGAATATAACCGAATTGGACTGTCGGGCCAATCTTGACCGCCAAGCTTTTTGGAAATCAGAATGTTACTGCTATACTTTATTATTTGTTGCtgcatttctatttttttttatcacttaCTACTTTCATCAGTTCATGATTATCTAGATAGATAGATAAAAAGAAATCGACTTTGTATATGACAGATCTGTATTTTTGCATATGGGTAAACTGGCTCAGGCAAAACATACACTATGATGGGCGAAGAAGATAAAAAGGGGCTCATACCCCGCGCTTTAGAACATGTTTTTAACGCGTGTCTCCCGTTAGTTGCTCAGGGTTGGAAATACAGGATGCgggttatatattattattactaattattaaattattaagttGAAATGAGGTTACACAGTACTAATAATTATATTCTCATTTTGGAAAATTTTAGGCTTCTATGTTGGAAATATACAATGAACGTATTCGGGATCTTTTAGCCGATGGTAATGTGCGTGTGATGAATCGGTCTCACATTAGGCACGATAATGATGGCAACGTGCTTATCTCTGGTCTTACAATAGTGGATGTATCCACTATAGAGGCAGTTTCCACTCTTCTTCAGAAAGCTAAAAATAACTTTTTTTGTAATGTTATTTTTAGCTTTCTAAAGAAGATTGAAAACCGCCTCTATAGTGGATACATCCACTATTGTAAGACCAGAGATAAGCACGTTGCCATCATTATCGTGCCTAATGTCGGACCGATTCATCACACGCAATCACCATCGGCTAAAAGATCCGAATACGTTCATTGTATATTTCCAACATAAAAGCCTAAAATTTTCCAAAATGAGAATAACTATTAGTACTGTGTAACCTCATTTCaacttaataatttaataattaataataataataatatataacctGCATCCTGTATCCCGCCCTGAGCAACTAACGAATGACGCGCGCTAAAAACAAGTTCTAAAGCGCGGGGTATGAGCCCCTTTCCTTTGCCCATCATAGTGTATGTTTTGCCTGAGCCAATTTGCCCATATGCAAAAATACAGACCTGTCATATACAaagtcgaattttttttttatctatctatctatctagatTCATGAACTGATGAAAGTAGTAAGTGATAAAAAAATAGAAATGCAGCAACAAATAATAAAGTATAGCAGTAACATTCTAATTTCCAAAAAGCTTGGCGGTCTAAATTGGCCCGACAGTCCAATTCGGTTATATTCGTCATGGTTTTGACTGGAACCCCCGAACCACAAAATCAACAAGAACCCACGATTATGAAACTCATCCCTCAAATCAACCATCGATATAACCCAAAGCCATCAATTAAATTTCACGAAAATAAACCTCGAAATTACAACCATAACAATCTCAGACTTGATCTTGGCCACCATAACGACCTAAATTCATCAACACGAAATACCGGCAACCAACACCTAATACAACAACCCGAAACCACCCAAATCTACTACTTGAATCACCGACAACCATTACCCGAATCACCCAAAACCATTACCCAAATCACTAAAGTCATCAACGTAGTTTCTTAATTTATACTCGCATAACAAAACCACGAGATCAACATCACAAAAAAAATACCATACACGAGATCACCATTACATCTAATGAGCATACCAAATGGCTGATATCTTCCAAGATTCCAATGAATGAGGTTCTAATAATAATTTGAGCTTCTGTTAGAACCTTAACACTATGATTGTTTCACTAATAAGCTAGTAGAAATTACCTGACCTGAATTCAAACATCTTTAATATATGGTTGTTCATCAGAGGCACATCTTACTTCAGTGGTATAATTATTGATCCAAACAACAACGAAATCAGAAGTATACACCTGAATAACCCGGTACAATTACACAAATCAGACGAAACCATACCAAAAACCACTCCGAATCCACTTGAAATCAAACGAACTCGTAAACAAACCCAACAACTCGAAAACTACCCGATTTAAATGGATGTCTAAAAATGCATAACAAAAAAACCAACCAAAGACTAGAGAGAATATATTGATATGATTCCACAACCATAACGACTTGTAAGCACCCCCAACAATTATAAATGACAGACCCGCTACTTAAAACTACCGATTTAAATCGATGCCTAAAAATGGAACAAACAAGTTaccgagaagaaaaaaaaaacgaaaaaagcgAAAGACTATATAATCTACAGCTAAAAGGGAGATTTAGAAAGGTCCTCCAGACCTCCGCAGAAACCAACGGCCGGAGGAGAAGAACCAAGAGTGGCGGCTGTGTTTGGATTTAGGGTTTTTTTGAAAGTTATTTGTATTTGTTTCTTTAAAAATAGAGAGAACGAAATTTgcatctctcttataatctctctctAAAAAGGTAGCATCTCTCTTGCAATCTCCCTCTAACTGGTGAAAAATGAAAAATTGGTGAATTTGTTTGTTAATTTACCTAATGGAACAAGTGTTTATAGAAAAGGTGTTTTTGCAAGTGGGTATGTTTTTCAAAGGACGCAGAAGATGTTTTGATGaaaacaattattattatattatattattatattatattatattttattatactacACACTCATTCACGTAAATTACAAGCCAATGCACTTGCACCGCATCATCCTTTCCCCACTGTCATACTGTAGCATTTTACTGTTACACTGTATCTTTTTTCCCTTTTTTCCCCTCATCAAAAACAGACACTAACATTTATCCATTTCCAACCCTATTTCATCCTTTCTAAACTCCTACCACAACTACTACCAAGAAACTCTGGTAAGCAGCCCGTTCAACACCGCCGTCCCCCACCGCCTACCATCCATTACTGCAACAATCCGCCATTTCCACCCGAAAATGTCAGATCTATAAAAAAAAACTAACAAAAATAATTAACACATGTATCAAGTACAAAAAAAACAAATCTGAAGGGAAAAAACCAGATCCAAAAGAATGATCAACTTATCTGAGCAACATGGCGCTGCATGGCTTTTTCCGGCACCACCACTGTCGCCAAACGCCGCCCAGTGACAACCACCACCACAAAAATAAGACATGTACAAAAAAAACTCATATCTgatttgaaaataaaaataaaatataaagaaaaaaacATATCTATAAATTAAACAAATTTACTTTAGAATATGGTGAGATACCAGATCTATACATGGAGAACAAAAAAGAAGCGGGGAGCGGAGATCCGCCATCAACGACGGCATCGGAACCAACGATAACCACCATCAACCACTCCTCTATGCATAAACAACTATCAAAATCCAACACAGCTTAAAAACCCTAAAGCCAAACCAtcgaccgccaccaccaccacggaGCCGCCGTTACCAACAAGTACCCAACGTCGCTAGCGACTACCGGATTTGGAATAAAAAACTGCCGGACCACCAAAAAAAAACTTGCATGATCACAGTTTTGTTCGCAGTAAAATCGAGTCAAATGGTGCACGAAGTGACTCCTAAAATCAGTATAAAAGAAGAAGATTTACATTAAAAAAattgatagttttttttttttttttttttgcttatggTTTAGCTgggaagaaaaataagaaagagaaCTAAAAGTTGGATTCTTTATTAGTGACTTTGAAGTCCTCAAGAAGAAGCGGACGTGACAAATTTTATGAATTGAATTGGAATCAAAATAAACTTTTGTGGGGTCAAGTGAAAAGAAAATTTGAAATTATTCTGATTCAATGACAATATGGGATAGtaactccgtctcattccaatagttcaTAGACAAAAAACACGCAATTTTAGGAAATCCcgttaacttcatttctccaccaatgaaatatcttctctctccaaatccaccaatgaaatatcatctttcctttctatttatggaagtggactatcagaatggaacaacccaaaatggaatactAGCCTATTGGAATAAGACGGAGTTAGTAAGTAATTATTAAACTTTAAGAGTATTTGTAGTGGTTGGGCGTGGGTTGGAGACGTGGGTTGCTTTTTATACTTTTTTGATGATTAGGACGTGTGGGTTGTTTTTGTGTAGTAGTGGTGGTGTGGGGTTATGGTGTGGGTTAGGAGTATTgtaatgatgtgttaaaatataatttggttaaatattaaaaagggggtaaaaataagatttttaaaataataaaaatcaatAAAATGGCAACCCACTCCGTTGTCATACCCGTTGCAAAGCAAGGAACGCCCCCAACAATGCCCCCAACAATGCCCCAAACAATGCCTTATTATGCTCTTAATGTATGTGGATAAGATTAAAGGAAAAAAGAAAAGATAAGGTAAGACTGGAAAGTAAATAGAAAGTACAGTATTTTTATGACATTTTCTAGAACACTGTGTTTTTGTCAGAGAACAAGTAATATGAGACGGGGGAGTATTAGTCTAGACGGAAAAAAACACAATGATACTAAAATACAAGGATAATCAACCGATACATTTATATCTTTTACTATCTtcttttttttaatataatttattaatttgtttaatttaattaaaaaaatattaatattcacGTCTAATAATTTGATGTGATTAAAACGAAGGCTGAGATTATTTGCACATCATTTTAAAGCGCGTCGTGCGCATCAGAGTGTGTGCCGCATACAAgcctgaataaaaaaaatattagtgGTTTAAGGGCTTTTACACAACAACATTATATATGTGTGTAATTGCATGAGTACATAACAACTACTTTGTAAAAGTGGATTCGCAAAGAAATTATCCGATGCCTCGAATACCCACTGTGGAATGCATATAAATACGAAGCTGAGTAGAAACATTCATATAAAAATCAACACGATATCCATCTTAAACTCAGACGTTTCAATTAtaatctttcttatgtaattttttGGAAAAAAATAGTGGCAAATTAACGTTATAAGTTAgcatatttttaattattattatttattataattaataaattaaaaactaaaatgaaACCTATAATGAAATCTATAAGACCATAGATAATGGTGACTGTGACGTGGAGTGGTGGAGTTGCACTTTTTGGGGGAAAACTGTGACTGGGCCATGACATTTTGGGGGGAGTTGTAATGGGGGGCTTTTGTCTTGGTAAGTCTGTGACGTGgcatttcctttttcctttttttttaattgtttttaaattattttttattttgtttaatacaaaatataaacttaattagacaaaagtacattaattatttaaaaaaaacattacaattaaAAAAACAcgcaaaaaaaaaaacattacagtaCATTATTAAAAAAAAACACTAGTTATGCATCGAGCGAAAGTTTGGCGGGAGGTTCCAAATATGAGCCGTTAAATCTTCACGAAGTTGATCGTGCACGTCTCGATCTCGAATCTCTTTCTCTCGTGATCGACGATCTTTGACCCTTCTCCGAATATTGCGACGAGGCCGGTTTTCGGGTTTATCTAACCATTCTTGTTCCCAAGTACTTAACGCAAACCCGTTATCTTCTTGTATCATGTTGTGCATAACAATACAACTATACATTATCCTTCTCATCTTATTAACACTCATAACTCGTGCCGGTGTTTTTAAAATCGCAAACCGACCTTGTAAAACACCAAATGTACGCTCAACATCCTTTCTAGCACTCGCTTGAAATCTAGTAAATTTTTTTCTAGGATCTTCAATTGGAGTCGTGTACCCCTTTATTAGTGTTGAACAATCGGGATATATCCCGTCCGCCAAGTAGTAACCAAAGGGATACTGGTTTCCGTTTACTTCAAACGGTGAAGGTGCGGCTCTATCCTTACGAAGGGAATCAAACAACGGAGAATGATTTAACACATTAATGTCATTGTTTGAACCCGCCATCCCAAAAAACGCATGTCATATCCACATATCGTATGAAGCAACCGCTTCAAGCATGATCGTCGGGTGACCGTGATCACCTCTCGTATATTGACCTTTCCATGCTACGGAACAATTTTTCCATGCCCAATGCATACAGTCAATACTACCCAACATTCCCTTGAAACCATGTTTCTCCTCGTGCGCCGAATACAACCGAGCAATGTCAGTTGCATTAGGCTTCCTCAAATATTCCCGCCCATATAAGTCAATTATACACTTgcaaaaattatttaaagttaCATAACCCGTTTTTTCCGCCATTTTAATATATTCATCAAATATATTCGCGGTCATCCCATACGACAATTGCCGTAACGCGCAAGTTATTTTTTGAATAGTTGAGAAACCAAGACGTCCAAGTGCATCCGGACGTTGTTGGAAAAAAGTAAAATGATCGGGGGCATTAGGAGTATAAGAGTGTTGAAGAATACCGTCTTTGATACGGAGAAATAAAACTTTGCGCATCCGAAATCGTCTCTTGAAAATGTCGTCCGGAAACGTCGGATTTTCACAAAAGTAATCGTTCCACAATAATTGACCCGCTGCTTCACGATCTCTATTTAAAAAACGTCGTGGTTGTCTTTGAAAACGAGTTCTTGATTggatttcttcctcttcttcaGACGACGTTGAATCGAATAGCAAATCGATACTTAAggctaaaaaattcatattttttagttactaaaacaaaaagaaaatataaacttttatatatatgtgagtGTGTATATATGTGAGTGTGTAGTGAATaaaagtgtgtgaaaaatgaaaataAAGAGTGTGTATttataggaagaaaaaaaaaagcaaCGACTAGCTTCTCCAACGGATATAAAATTTGGACCAATCAAAACGTGCCACGTCCCCTTAAATTGCGTTTGTACCAGCGTTTTTAAAGCACAAACGCCCCTCCACAAACGCCCATTCCGGGCGTTTGTGGGGCGTTTGTGGTCGGAAAACGGCGACAAACGCCTGCGTTATCTATGGTCTAATCGTTTTTTCATTACATACAAAAATACATTAGCTTGTCACAATGTATAATTTATatagtattaatagtattaataataaaaataaatataaaaaaatcaaAGTTGACAGATGGGACTTGAGAGGTGCAGGAAATAACACAGAAGTCAAAGATGCACGAGTAGGCAGGGTGTCTCTTTAGAATTTGCCTATTCCATTTTATGTATATTCCATACAaagaatttatataattataattattagtcattatactatataataaataaattattataataataaatggAAATCATATTTTCATTcttattaattaaattacataatATTTAGGAGAGATTACAGGTGATATTCTTAGGTTTCGGGTGAAAAAGTAAAGAGGAGAAAACGAGAGAGCTATGAATGATCAAAGTGGTAATCTATTTGGATGACTTTGGATTTCATATCAAAAGAGCGAATGTGAATGTTTTAGAAAAATGATACggagtgtatatataatataatataatttattaatattaatgtatcaATTAGTTTCACAATAGCAAAATAATACGAAATATATGTATTACAAAAAATTTATTTCATTACCCTCTAcaaaaaataatattatatatatatatatatatatatatatatatatatatatatatatatatatgtgtgtgtgtgtgtgtgtgtgcgcgcgcgtgtgtgtgtgtgtgtctaccTGTTCTATAAGTGTCTATATAATATTGTCTATATTTGTTTTCAACTTTCGTTGTTTTTATTGTTTGCTGCTATATTGGTATTACAAAAAAAATGTATTTGAAGGATGTTGTTGATGGTGAAGAACGTTTAACAGAGAAGGAAGTTGCGGTGTGTAACCCTCATTCGATTAGTCTTTTTTTTTATTAATAGTAGATTATAGATTATATTGAGGGTTTGTATTATGGTTTCGATAACTTTCAGGCCAAAAACTGTGTAACCATAATAGTGGC of the Rutidosis leptorrhynchoides isolate AG116_Rl617_1_P2 chromosome 5, CSIRO_AGI_Rlap_v1, whole genome shotgun sequence genome contains:
- the LOC139847279 gene encoding SNARE-interacting protein KEULE-like isoform X3, translating into MNNHILKMFEFRSGLLYEMLRSAKRTDAKSNWKVLIMNKVTVKIMSCSCKMADITDGVSCKIGGRHKQEKTTTSYYGCGLLHSAYKRKKLIKNELPKNDYPCMNDPAPTFHGRSQCESARMADPPSAAPAHSMRSRRAATWARPRDSEDGYSSDSVLRHASSDFKKMGRRVFVFIVGGATRSELRVTS
- the LOC139847279 gene encoding uncharacterized protein isoform X2; its protein translation is MMPNTWLDCVIEIVRFMVSGIFVLLRSSSCEMDIYEFFLQGLLYEMLRSAKRTDAKSNWKVLIMNKVTVKIMSCSCKMADITDGVSCKIGGRHKQEKTTTSYYGCGLLHSAYKRKKLIKNELPKNDYPCMNDPAPTFHGRSQCESARMADPPSAAPAHSMRSRRAATWARPRDSEDGYSSDSVLRHASSDFKKMGRRVFVFIVGGATRSELRVTS
- the LOC139847279 gene encoding uncharacterized protein isoform X1; amino-acid sequence: MNNHILKMFEFRSVYPLAFLHLTMMPNTWLDCVIEIVRFMVSGIFVLLRSSSCEMDIYEFFLQGLLYEMLRSAKRTDAKSNWKVLIMNKVTVKIMSCSCKMADITDGVSCKIGGRHKQEKTTTSYYGCGLLHSAYKRKKLIKNELPKNDYPCMNDPAPTFHGRSQCESARMADPPSAAPAHSMRSRRAATWARPRDSEDGYSSDSVLRHASSDFKKMGRRVFVFIVGGATRSELRVTS
- the LOC139850244 gene encoding uncharacterized protein is translated as MAGSNNDINVLNHSPLFDSLRKDRAAPSPFEVNGNQYPFGYYLADGIYPDCSTLIKGYTTPIEDPRKKFTRFQASARKDVERTFGVLQGRFAILKTPARVMSVNKMRRIMYSCIVMHNMIQEDNGFALSTWEQEWLDKPENRPRRNIRRRVKDRRSREKEIRDRDVHDQLREDLTAHIWNLPPNFRSMHN
- the LOC139850245 gene encoding uncharacterized protein — protein: MNFLALSIDLLFDSTSSEEEEEIQSRTRFQRQPRRFLNRDREAAGQLLWNDYFCENPTFPDDIFKRRFRMRKVLFLRIKDGILQHSYTPNAPDHFTFFQQRPDALGRLGFSTIQKITCALRQLSYGMTANIFDEYIKMAEKTGYVTLNNFCKCIIDLYGREYLRKPNATDIARLYSAHEEKHGFKGMLGSIDCMHWAWKNCSVAWKGQYTRGDHGHPTIMLEAVASYDMWI